Within the Bradyrhizobium cosmicum genome, the region CATCGTGCTGCTGTCCGACTACGCCAAGGGCGTGCTGACCGCGCGGGTGATCCGGCACACGATCGATGCCGCGCGAAAATCCGGCAAGTCCGTGATCGTCGATCCCAAGAGCCTGAACTGGGCGATCTATCGGGGCGCCACACTGCTCACGCCCAACCGCAAGGAATTTTCGGAGGCGACGCGCAGCCGTGCCGACACCGTGCAGAGCATCGTCGATGCCAGCGAGGACGTGATGCGGCTCGCCGATTGCGAGGCGATCCTGGTCACGCAAGGCGAGCAGGGCATGACGCTGGTGCCGCGCAGCGGAGATGCCGTTCATGTTCCGGCCTTTCCCGTCAAGGTGCGCGACGTCTCCGGTGCCGGCGATACCGTCGCAGCCGCGCTCGCGGTCTCGCTTGCCGCGGGCGCGGACTGGGATAGTGCCCTGCGCATGGCGAGTGCCGCGGCCGCCGTCGCGGTCGGCAAGCAGGGCACCGCCAGCGTGAGCGCAGCCGAGTTGCGGCGGAAGATCCTGCCGCATGCCTATCTGGCGGCCGAGGAGAAGATCGTGCTGGAGCCTGATACGCTCGACGCACAACTCGCGGAATGGAGGCGGCAGGGCCTGCGCGTCGGCTTCACCAATGGTTGTTTCGACATCCTGCATCCCGGCCACGTCAAGGTGCTGACCGCGGCGCGCGGCGCCTGCGATCGCCTGATCGTCGGCCTCAACAGCGACGCCTCGGTGCGCCGGCTGAAGGGGGCGGAGCGACCCGTGCAGGACGAGCGTGCGCGCGCGGAAGTGCTGGCGGCGTTAGAGGCCGTCGATCTCGTCGTCATCTTCGAGGAGGACACGCCGATCGAGCTGATCACCCGGATCAAGCCGAGCGCGCTGGTGAAGGGCGGTGACTACACCCGCGAGCAGGTGGTCGGCCACGAGGTCGTCGAGGCCGCGGGCGGAACGGTGGTTCTGGTCGACATCCTCCAGGGCTTCAGCACCACCGCGCTGGTCCATCGCGCGCGGGGCGGCGGCAAGTGACGGACCAAGTGACGACGCTTGCCAGCGAGACCACCGCCCAGATGCTGCGGCGGCGCCTGCGCAGTCCGGCAGCCTGGAGCGAGACGGTCGATCTGTTCGCGATCCTTACCGTGGCTTCGCTGCCCTGGTCGACCTCGCTCGTGGCGATCTTCAACGCTGCGTTCCTGGTCTGCATGGTGCCGTTTCTCGATGTCAGGGCATTCCTGCAATCGCTGAAGCGCCCGATCTGCGCGGCGCCGATCGCGCTGTTCCTGCTGGCATTGCTGGGGACGCTGTGGTCGGACGCGGCCTGGGGCGCGCGCCTCTATGCCGTCGGTCCGACCGTCAAGCTGCTCGTGCTGCCCGTCCTGCTCTATCACTTCGAACGTTCGACGCGGGGACACTGGATCTACATCACCTTCCTGGTGTCCTGCGCACTGCTGTCGGTGATGTCGTGGCTGGTCGCCTTCTATCCCGGCCTGTCGCTGAGGCCCTATGACCCCCTCGAACGCGGCATCTTCGTCAAGAACTACATCGACCAGAGCCAGGAATTCACTTTGTGCGCGATCGCGCTCGCGTATCCCGTGCTGCAGCTGCTGCGCGAGAAGCGCTACTGGCTCGCAGGCTTGCTCGTGGCGCTGGCGCTGAGCTTCCTGGTCAACATGGCCTTCGTGGTGGTCTCGCGCACCGCGCTCGTCACCGTGCCCATCATGATTGCCGTGTTCGCGCTGCTTCATTTGAGCTGGCGCAGCATCGCCATCATCTCCGCGGTGTTGATCGCGGGCGCCGCCATCGCCTGGCAGGCCTCGCCGCAATTGCGGAAGACTGCCGACACGTTTTCGCGGGACTATCGGCTTTACATGCAGGAGAACGTCCCGACGTCCATGGGGGAGCGTCTCGAATATTGGCGGCACTCGATCAAGTTCTTCGTGCAGGCTCCGCTTATGGGCCACGGCACCGGCTCCTCGCAGGGACTATTCGAGCGGGCCTCCAAAGACCCCTCATGGGTTCAAGGCGTCAGGGTGTTTCCGAATCCGCATAACCAGACGCTGCACGTCGCGGTGCAGTGGGGCGTTATCGGCGTCTTCGTTCTCTACGCGATCTGGATCAGTCATTTCCTGCTGTTTCGCGGCGACGGCTTTGCCGAGTGGATCGGCCTGCTGGTCGTGGTCCAGAACGTCTTCACCTCGCTGTTCAACTCCCACCTGTTCGATTTCCACGAGGGCTGGATGTACGTCATCGGCGTCGGCGTCGCCGGGGGCATGGTGATCCGGGCGCAGCGGGCGTCGGCGAAACCCGAATCGGGTTCCTGAGCGGCCGGCAAGTCCATGTTGAGAGTCCTGTGCCGGAAAGTCCTTTGCCGCAGGTCTCGGGCCGGCGTCTTGTGCTGGCGGTTCTTGCCGAGATGGGCTATCAGCGCGGTCAGGTTGCACCTAACTGGATTTTCATCGGTCGGCGGATGACGCGTCTCTCGCATCTCACCTTGCGTAATTTCTTGATTGCGCTCCACGACCTCCTGGCGACCACGGCGGCGCTGTTTGCCGCCTTCTATATCCGCTTCGAGGGCGGCGAGGGCTTCTACGACCGCCTGCCGCTGCTGTTCCAGATCCTGCCCTACTTCCTCGCGTTCAGCGTGGTCGTGTTTTTCGTCTTCAACCTGACCACGACGAAATGGCGCTTCATCTCGCTGCCGGACGCGCTGAACATCATCCGCGTCGCGAGCGTGCTGACGGTCGCGCTGCTCGTGCTCGATTACGTCTTCGTCGCCCCTAACGTTCGCGGCGCCTTCTTCCTCGGCAAGGTGACCATCGTCCTCTACTGGTTCCTCGAGATCAGCCTGCTCAGCGCGTTGCGCATGACCTACCGCTACTTCCGCTATACACGGGTGCGGCGTCATGCGCGGACCGAAGATGCCGCGCCGACGCTGCTGATCGGCCGCGCCGCGGACGCCGAGGTGCTGCTCCGCGGCATCGAGAGCGGTGCGATCAAGCGCATCTGGCCGGTCGGCATGCTGTCGCCGTCGAGCTCGGATCGCGGCCAGCTCATCCGCAACGTGCCGGTGCTGGGCGACATCGATGATATCGAAGACGTCATCGCCGACTTCGCCAAGCGCAACAAGCCGATCGCGCGCCTCGTCATGACGCCGTCGGCGTTCGAGCCGGACGCGCGTCCGGAATCGATCCTGATGCGGGCGCGCAAGCTCGGGGTGATCGTCAACCGCATGCCCTCGCTCGAGAGCGGTGACACGCCGCGCCTCACAGCCGTCGCGGTCGAGGACCTCCTGCTGCGGCCGAGCGAGAAGATCGACTATGCGCGCCTCGAAGCCCTGATCAGGGGCAAGGCGGTGATCGTCACCGGCGGCGGCGGCTCGATCGGCTCCGAGATCTGCGAGCGCGTCGTCGCGTTTGGCGCCGCGCGCCTGCTGATCGTGGAAAATTCCGAGCCGGCCCTCTACGCCGTCACGGAAGCGCTCGCCGCGCAGGGCGCCGCGGCCGCGATCGAAGGGCGGATCGCCGACATCCGCGACCGCGAACGCATCATGCGCCTGATGGCCGAGTTCAAGCCGGACATCGTGTTCCATGCCGCCGCGCTCAAGCATGTGCCGATCCTCGAGCGCGACTGGAGTGAGGGCGTCAAGACCAACATCTTCGGCTCGATCAACGTGGCCGATGCAGCGCACAACGCCGGCGCCGAAGCCATGGTGATGATCTCGACCGACAAGGCGATTGAGCCGGTCTCGATGCTCGGCCTCACCAAGCGTTTCGCCGAGATGTACTGCCAGGCGCTCGATCATGACCTCGCGGCAGCGAGCGGTGGCGCCAGGCCGGCAATGCGGCTGATCTCGGTGCGATTCGGCAATGTGCTGGCGTCGAACGGTTCGGTGGTGCCGAAGTTCAAGGCCCAGATCGAGGCCGGCGGCCCCGTGACGGTGACGCATCCCGACATGGTCCGCTACTTCATGACGATCCGCGAGGCCTGCGACCTCGTCATCACGGCGGCGACGCACGCGCTCGGTACGCAGCGTCCGGACGTCTCGGTCTACGTGCTCAACATGGGCCAGCCCGTGAAGATCGTCGACCTTGCCGAGCGCATGATCCGCCTCTCGGGCCTGCAGCCCGGCTACGATATCGAGATCGTGTTCACGGGCATGCGGCCGGGCGAGCGCCTGCACGAGATCCTGTTCGCCTCCGAGGAGCCGACCCGCGAGATAGGCGTCGCCGGGATCATGGCCGCGCAGCCGAACGAGCCGCCGATGCAGACTCTGCGCAAGTGGATCGTCGCGCTGGAGCAGGCGATCGCGCGCGACGATCGGGCCACGATCAGGACCATCCTGAAGGACGCGGTTCCGGAATTCGGGTCGACCGCGGCCTGACCATGCAGTCCCAAGACAAGATCGCTGGCAAGATCGTCGTCGCGAGCCAGCACTATCCGCCGGATACCAGCACGACCGCCGCGATCATGGCCGAGATCGCCTGTCGTCTTGCCGAGCGGCACGAGGTCGTCGTGCTGTCGGGCTGGCCTGGTGCACTGCCGGCCTCGCACACCGGTCCGGGCAAGCCGCGCGTCGTTGCGATCAGGAACCGGATGGCGGGAAAGGCAGCGCTGGTGCGGCGCGGCGCCTCCGAGCTGCTGTTCGCGGCGCGCACGTTCATCGCGCTGGTCCGGGAGCTCAAGGCGGGGGACGTCGTGCTCACCGTCACCGCGCCGTTCATGCTGCCTTATGCCGTTGCCGCGGCGGCATGGCTCAAGGGCGCGCGCTCGGCGCTGATCCTGCACGACCTCTTTCCCGACGTGCTGGTGATGGCGGGCCTCCTGAAGCCGGGTTCGATCGTGACGAGGACGATGCGTGCCGCCAACAGCCTCATGTTCCGCGCGCTCGACGCCGTCATCACCATCGGCCGCGACGCCGAGGGGCCGCTGCTGAGCTACTCGGGCATGACGCCCAGCAAGATCCGTTTCATTCCGAACTGGGCGACGCTCGTGCCTGGTCCGCGTCCGCTGTCACCGGACAATCCGTTCCGCAAGGCCATCCCTGGGCGTTTCGTCGTCGGCCTGTCGGGCAATCTCGGCTTCACCCATGATCCGGAGATCGTGTTCGAGGCGGCGCGTCTTCTCGAGGACGAGCCGGACATCCACTTCCTGCTGTCCGGCTGGGGCATCGGCTTCGAGCGGCTGAAGCAGTTGCAGGCCGCAGCAAACCTCTCCAATGTCTCCTTCGTGCCGCGCGTCGCGGATGCCGAGCTCGAGGCGTTCCTGGCGGCGGCCAATCTCTGGATCATTCCGTACCGGAAGGACGTGGCGGGGGTGTCGGTGCCGAGCCGGTTCTACAATCTGCTGGCGGTCGGCCGTCCCGTGCTGCTGGTCTCCGAGCCAGACGCCGAGGCGGCCTTGACCGTGGTGGAGAACGGGCTCGGCGCTGTCGTGACGCCGGGCCGCGCCGATCAGCTCGCAGACGCGATTCGTGCGGCGGCCCGTTCCGACGACGGTGCGATCGCGGCACGCGCGGTGAAGGCGGCCGCGCGATACGACCGGACCGTGGCGATGGACGCCTATGCCGGCCTGATCGACGAATTGTTGCGCAACCCGAACCTTTCGGAGCGGCGATGAGCGAGCGCAAACCGGTCGTGCTGGTGACGGGAGCGAGCGGCTTCGTCGGCCGTCACGTCGCGCCTGCGCTGGCGCGCGAGGGATGGTCGGTGCGCCGTGCGGTTCGCAGTCCGGAAGGCCTCGACGACGAGGTCGTGATCGAATCGATCGGCCCGGAGACGGATTGGAGCGCCGCGCTCGAGGGCGTCGAGGCCGTCGTCCATCTCGCCGCGCGCGTGCATCACAAGCACGAGGAGCACGCGGTCCAGCTCTACCGAAACGTCAACATCGCCGGCACGCTGCATCTGGCGCGCTCCGCGGCGACGGCCGGCGTGCGCCAGTTCATATTCGTCAGCACCGTCCTGGTGCACGGCCGCAGCAATGAAGGCCGCGCACCGTTCAGCGAGGACGACATCCTGACGCCGCGCGGCCTCTACGGCATGTCCAAGGCGGCAGCCGAGGCGGGACTGAAGACGCTGGCGCGCGAC harbors:
- the rfaE1 gene encoding D-glycero-beta-D-manno-heptose-7-phosphate kinase, whose translation is MPTPILDFDALAQAISDRTVLCIGDIMLDEFVYGEVSRISPEAPTPVIVAQRSEIHIGGAGNVARNIAALGARCIFVGLVGEDDAGRQLRDALGEQDGIESVLVCDPSRPTTRKVRFVSEHFSTHMLRADWEQAVPASDDVETKLIEAILPQIARADIVLLSDYAKGVLTARVIRHTIDAARKSGKSVIVDPKSLNWAIYRGATLLTPNRKEFSEATRSRADTVQSIVDASEDVMRLADCEAILVTQGEQGMTLVPRSGDAVHVPAFPVKVRDVSGAGDTVAAALAVSLAAGADWDSALRMASAAAAVAVGKQGTASVSAAELRRKILPHAYLAAEEKIVLEPDTLDAQLAEWRRQGLRVGFTNGCFDILHPGHVKVLTAARGACDRLIVGLNSDASVRRLKGAERPVQDERARAEVLAALEAVDLVVIFEEDTPIELITRIKPSALVKGGDYTREQVVGHEVVEAAGGTVVLVDILQGFSTTALVHRARGGGK
- a CDS encoding O-antigen ligase family protein, whose protein sequence is MTTLASETTAQMLRRRLRSPAAWSETVDLFAILTVASLPWSTSLVAIFNAAFLVCMVPFLDVRAFLQSLKRPICAAPIALFLLALLGTLWSDAAWGARLYAVGPTVKLLVLPVLLYHFERSTRGHWIYITFLVSCALLSVMSWLVAFYPGLSLRPYDPLERGIFVKNYIDQSQEFTLCAIALAYPVLQLLREKRYWLAGLLVALALSFLVNMAFVVVSRTALVTVPIMIAVFALLHLSWRSIAIISAVLIAGAAIAWQASPQLRKTADTFSRDYRLYMQENVPTSMGERLEYWRHSIKFFVQAPLMGHGTGSSQGLFERASKDPSWVQGVRVFPNPHNQTLHVAVQWGVIGVFVLYAIWISHFLLFRGDGFAEWIGLLVVVQNVFTSLFNSHLFDFHEGWMYVIGVGVAGGMVIRAQRASAKPESGS
- a CDS encoding SDR family NAD(P)-dependent oxidoreductase — its product is MTRLSHLTLRNFLIALHDLLATTAALFAAFYIRFEGGEGFYDRLPLLFQILPYFLAFSVVVFFVFNLTTTKWRFISLPDALNIIRVASVLTVALLVLDYVFVAPNVRGAFFLGKVTIVLYWFLEISLLSALRMTYRYFRYTRVRRHARTEDAAPTLLIGRAADAEVLLRGIESGAIKRIWPVGMLSPSSSDRGQLIRNVPVLGDIDDIEDVIADFAKRNKPIARLVMTPSAFEPDARPESILMRARKLGVIVNRMPSLESGDTPRLTAVAVEDLLLRPSEKIDYARLEALIRGKAVIVTGGGGSIGSEICERVVAFGAARLLIVENSEPALYAVTEALAAQGAAAAIEGRIADIRDRERIMRLMAEFKPDIVFHAAALKHVPILERDWSEGVKTNIFGSINVADAAHNAGAEAMVMISTDKAIEPVSMLGLTKRFAEMYCQALDHDLAAASGGARPAMRLISVRFGNVLASNGSVVPKFKAQIEAGGPVTVTHPDMVRYFMTIREACDLVITAATHALGTQRPDVSVYVLNMGQPVKIVDLAERMIRLSGLQPGYDIEIVFTGMRPGERLHEILFASEEPTREIGVAGIMAAQPNEPPMQTLRKWIVALEQAIARDDRATIRTILKDAVPEFGSTAA
- a CDS encoding glycosyltransferase family 4 protein, with the protein product MQSQDKIAGKIVVASQHYPPDTSTTAAIMAEIACRLAERHEVVVLSGWPGALPASHTGPGKPRVVAIRNRMAGKAALVRRGASELLFAARTFIALVRELKAGDVVLTVTAPFMLPYAVAAAAWLKGARSALILHDLFPDVLVMAGLLKPGSIVTRTMRAANSLMFRALDAVITIGRDAEGPLLSYSGMTPSKIRFIPNWATLVPGPRPLSPDNPFRKAIPGRFVVGLSGNLGFTHDPEIVFEAARLLEDEPDIHFLLSGWGIGFERLKQLQAAANLSNVSFVPRVADAELEAFLAAANLWIIPYRKDVAGVSVPSRFYNLLAVGRPVLLVSEPDAEAALTVVENGLGAVVTPGRADQLADAIRAAARSDDGAIAARAVKAAARYDRTVAMDAYAGLIDELLRNPNLSERR